In the genome of Streptomyces fagopyri, the window GTGTGATCTTCACCGGCCACCGGTGCCTTTCGGGTCTTCGGGTTCGCCGATCCGGTCCAGGTCGCGGCCGGCCTGGTCGAGCAGGGCGCGCATGGCCGCCTCGGCGGCCCGCGGGTCCCGGTCGCGTACGGCGTCCAGGACGGCGCGGTGGGCGGGTACGGGGTCCTCGCTGTGCGGGGCGCTGTGCACGATGCTGTCGCGGTGGGCGAGGCCCGACTCGATCACCACCTCCATGCGTTCCAGGAGTTCGTTGTGGGTCGCGGCGAGCAGGGCGCGGTGGAAGGCGAGGTCGGACTCGACGGCGTGGGCGGCGCCGGTGCCGTCCTCCCCCATCGCCGTCAGGGCGTCCTCCAGGGCGGCGAGGTCGGCGTCGGTACGGCGCTCGGCGGCCAGCCGGACCGCGGCCGGTTCGACGATGGCGCGTACCTCGGCGAGGTTGCGCAGCAGGCCGAGGTCGGCCTCGGCGGAGCCGGCGCCCTGGATCTGCCAGCGCAGCACGTCGGCGTCGAGGAGGTTCCAGTCGGAGCGGGAGCGCACGAACGTGCCGCGTTTCTGGCGGGCGTCGACCATGCCTTTCGCGGCGAGGACCTTGAGGGACTCGCGCAGCGCGGTGAGGCTGACGTCCAGCTCACGCTGCAGCGCCACGAGGTCGAGCGTGGCCCCCTCGGGGATCTCGCCCCCGAGGATGCGGCGGGCGAGGAACTCCACGGTCTGACCGTGCACGCCGCGGCGGGCGTAAGGCGTCATGTCGTACAGCCTTTCGGTGGTCGGGGCTCGGTCATGCGGAGGCCTTCAGGACGCTCCAGCCGCCGTCGACGAGCAGGTGCGACCCGGTGATGTACGAGGCCTCGTCGGAGCCGAGGAACGCGATGGCCGCGGCCACTTCCGCGGGGGTGCCGAAGCGGCGGGCCGCCGTCTCGGCGACGCTGCGTTCACGCTCCTCGGGCGGCACGCGGTCCCAGGCGGCCGTGAGGATCGGTCCCGGCAGGACGGCGTTGACCCGGACCTCGGGCCCGTACTCGACGGCGAGTTGTCCGCACAGGGAGAGCAGAGCGCCCTTGGACGCGGCGTAGGCGGGATGTCCGGGGATGCCCTTGTGGGCGTGGACGGACGAGGTGAGGACGACCGCGCCGCCGCGGTCGCGCAGGTCGGGCAGGACGGCGCGGACCCCGAGGAAGCCGGCGGTGAGGTTGACGTCGAGCTGGCGGCGCCAGGAGGCGAGGGAGAGTTCGTGCGCGGGCCGGACGTCGACGGTGTAGGCGTTGCTGACCAGGAGGTCGACCGGTCCGAAGGAGTGGGCGGCGTCGACGACGCGGCGCCAGTCGTCCTCGTCGGCGACGTCCGTGCGTACGAAGCGGGCCCGGCCGCCCTCTTCGGTGATCCGTTCCGCCTCGGCGCGGCCCCGCTCCTCGTCGATGTCGGCGAGCACGACGGCGGCTCCCTCCTGGGCGAGGCGGGCGGCGGTGGCGGCTCCGATGCCGGAGGCGGCCCCGGTGACCACGGCCGTGCGGCCGGTGAAGCGGGCACCGCCGCCTCGTGCGGGCTGGTCCATCGTGGGTTACGGCTCCTTCGGGATCGGGCACGGGATGCGTGCCCATGGGGCGGGGTGGGTCGAACCTACGCCGGTCGCCGGGCCGGATGGCGGCTCAGCACGACCAGTTCGGCGTCGTGATCGGCGGACCAGGCGAACGGCAGCCCGTAGTGCAGGAGGTGCGCGCCGCCGTAGGTCGTGCCGGAGACCTCGTCGCGGTAGCGGGCGTCCGGATCGAGGCCGCGCGGGCGCAGTCGGGCGGGGCGGCCCGGTACCAGGGGGGCGCCGTCCAGGCGTCCGGTGTTCAGGGCGGCGACGACGGTCCGGCCGTCCGCGCCGTCGTACTGGACTCCGCAGGTGGCGTCGTCCGGGCTGCCGAGGAGGCGGGCCTCGCCGTGGTGGATCACGTCGCGTACGTCCTTGTAGCGGGCGATCCACCCGGCGGCCTCGGTGCGTTGCCGCGGGGACCAGGTGCGCAGGTCGGCGCCGATGCCGAGGACGCCGCACATCGCGGTGACGAAGCGGAAGGCGAGGCTGCGCGGGCGGGGGTCGAAGATTCCGGGGGCGTCGGTGACCCAGGAGCTCATCACGTGCGGGGCGTGGGCGTGCAGGAAGCCGTACTGGATGGCGAGCCGGTCCAGGGGCGCGGTGTTGTCGCTGGGCCAGACGACGTCGGTGCGGGCGAGGGTGGTGTGGTCGACGCGGCCGCCGCCGCCCGCGCAGCCCTCGACCGTCACATGGGGGTGGGCGGTGCGCAGGTGGTCGAGGACGCGCAGGTATCCGTGGACGTGTGCGGCGTCGAGGTCGAGGCGTTCGGCGGGGACGGGGCCGGGCCGGCCGCGTTCGGTGGGCGGCCGGTTCATGTCCCACTTGAGGTAGTCGATCCGGTGCTCGGTGAGCAGTCGGTCCAGGGTGGCGAGGACGAAGTCCTGCACGTCCTCGCGGCCGAGGTCCAACAGCAGTTGGTTGCGCACCAGTCGGGAGGGACGGCCGTCGATCCGGTAGGCCCAGTCCGGGTGTTCGGCCAGCAGCCTGCTGCCGGGGCTGACCGCCTCGGGTTCGATCCACAGGCCGAAGTCCATGCCGAGCGCGCGGACGTCCTCGACGAACCGGTCGAAGCCGTCCGGGAAGGCGGCCGGATCGGGGTACCAGTCGCCGAGGCCCGCGGTGTCGTCCGCGCGGCCGGTGAACCAGCCGTCGTCCACGACGAACAGCTCCACGCCCATGTCGGCCGCGGACTTGGCGAGTTCGAGCTGTCCGGCCGCGTCGACATCGAAGCCGGTCGCCTCCCAGGAGTTGTAGAGGACCTTGCGGGGACGGTGCAGCCGCTCTCCGGTGAGGTGGCGCTCGTAGCGGTGCCAGACGCGGGAGAGGCCGTCGAGTCCGTCCGCGCTGAACGCGCAGGCGAGGCGGGGCGTGGTGAGTGTGGCGCCGGGGGCGAGGAGGACGGCGCCCTCGTGCGGTACGCGTCCGGCGCGGATCCGGACGGCGCCGCCGGGTTCGGCCTCCGCGGTGATGTGCCAGTTGCCGGCCCATTCCAGGGCGAGGCCGTAGGCGGGCGCGTCGTCCGCGGCGAGGTCCTGGACGGCGAGCCAGGGCGCGTAGGCGTGTCCGGGGGTGCCCTGGGTGCTGCCCATGGTGAAGGTGCCCCGGGTGAGGGCGAGTCGGGTGTGCTGGAACTCCTGCGACCACTGTCCGGTGAGGTACGTGAGCCGGGCGCCGGAGGTGACCGGTACGTTGACGGCGCCGGAGTCGAAACGCTCCAGGCGCAGCTCCTCCGTGCCGGTGCAGGTGAGTTCGGTCCAGCGGTGCAGGACGTCGGTGCCCGGTACGACGGCGTAGCAGAGGGTGGTGCGCAGGCCGATGAGGTCGTCGGTGAAGGTGAGCCGGAGCGTGCCGGGGCCCTCCTGTGCTCCGGTGAACTCCCACCGGACGCCGCGTTCCCGTCCGGGGCGGCCGGCGATCAGGTCGGCACCGGTGAACGGCCGCTGCCCGTGCGGCAGGTACTCGGCGGGGGCCGCGTCGGCGGGGGTGATGAAGTGGGTGCGGTGCGACCAGTCGAGGGCCGAGGGTCCGTCCTCGGCCCCGTGCGGGCCCCACGCGTCCAGTTCGGCCCAGGGGCCGTCCGGCGAGAGCCGCACGGTGTAGCTGGTGTTCTCGGTGCGCAGGGTCCAGCGGTCGTACGGCGTCACTTCACTGCTCCGAGGTTGAGTCCGGCCACGAAGTGGCGCTGGAAACGGAGGAACACGGCCACCGTCGGGGCGGCGGCGATGACGGAGCCGGCCGCGATCACGTTCCACATGGACACGTACTGTCCCTGAAGTCCGATGAGGGCCGCGGTGATGGGCATCTTGGTGTCGGTGCGCAGGACGGTGATCGCCCACAGCAGGTCGTTGAAGATCCAGGTGAAGGACAGGGCGCTGAGCGCGGCGAGGGCGGGCCGGGTGAGGGGCAGGATGATCCGCCAGAAGATCTGCCAGGGCCCGGCGCCGTCGACGACCGCCGCCTGCTGGATCTCGACGGGGATGGACCGCATGAAGCCGTGCAGCACGAAGACGTAAAAGCCGACGCCGAAGCCGATCTGCACGCCGATCAGCGCGGGCAGGGTGTCGTACACGCCCATGAGTTCGCTGAGTTTGGAGACCGGGATCAGCAGGATCTGCGGGGGCAGCAGGTTGCCGCCGAGCATGAGCAGGAGCAGCGTGCGGCGCAGGGGCATCTCGTAGCGGCTGAGCCCGAACGCGGCCATCGCGGCCAGTGCGAGGGTCACCAGGACGCAGGGGACCGTCACGAGCAGGCTGTTGACGAGGGCGCGCTGCTGGCCGCCGTCGACCCAGGCCTGCCGGAAGTTGCCGAGGGTGAAGGACCGGGGCCAACTGCCCAGCCCGTGCGCGGCGATGTCGTCGAAGGACCGCAGGCTGGTGACGAGTACCAGGGCGATCGGCAGCAGCCACAACAGGGACAGGGCGCCGGCGCCGGCGTGGAATCCGGCCGTGGACAGGCGGCGTCGGCGCAGGGCGGCGGCGGAGGTCTGCCGAGTCGTCATCAGTCCGCCTCCCGGAAGGCGCGTACGAGGTAGGAGGCGATGACCCCGAAGGCCAGCAGGAAGATGACGACGGCCAGGGCCGAGCCGTAGCCGAGCCGCAGGGACTGGAAGGCGGTGGAGTACATGTAGGTGCTCAGGAGTTCCGAGGAGTGGTAGGGGCCGCCGCGGGTGAGGGACCACACCACGTCGAAGGAGCGCAGCGAGTCGATGACGATGACGGACAGGACGACCGCGTTGACACCGCGCAGCTGGGGCAGCGTCACATGGCGGAACGACTGCCAGCGTCCGGCGCCGTCGACCT includes:
- a CDS encoding FadR/GntR family transcriptional regulator gives rise to the protein MTPYARRGVHGQTVEFLARRILGGEIPEGATLDLVALQRELDVSLTALRESLKVLAAKGMVDARQKRGTFVRSRSDWNLLDADVLRWQIQGAGSAEADLGLLRNLAEVRAIVEPAAVRLAAERRTDADLAALEDALTAMGEDGTGAAHAVESDLAFHRALLAATHNELLERMEVVIESGLAHRDSIVHSAPHSEDPVPAHRAVLDAVRDRDPRAAEAAMRALLDQAGRDLDRIGEPEDPKGTGGR
- a CDS encoding SDR family NAD(P)-dependent oxidoreductase; this encodes MDQPARGGGARFTGRTAVVTGAASGIGAATAARLAQEGAAVVLADIDEERGRAEAERITEEGGRARFVRTDVADEDDWRRVVDAAHSFGPVDLLVSNAYTVDVRPAHELSLASWRRQLDVNLTAGFLGVRAVLPDLRDRGGAVVLTSSVHAHKGIPGHPAYAASKGALLSLCGQLAVEYGPEVRVNAVLPGPILTAAWDRVPPEERERSVAETAARRFGTPAEVAAAIAFLGSDEASYITGSHLLVDGGWSVLKASA
- a CDS encoding alpha-galactosidase produces the protein MTPYDRWTLRTENTSYTVRLSPDGPWAELDAWGPHGAEDGPSALDWSHRTHFITPADAAPAEYLPHGQRPFTGADLIAGRPGRERGVRWEFTGAQEGPGTLRLTFTDDLIGLRTTLCYAVVPGTDVLHRWTELTCTGTEELRLERFDSGAVNVPVTSGARLTYLTGQWSQEFQHTRLALTRGTFTMGSTQGTPGHAYAPWLAVQDLAADDAPAYGLALEWAGNWHITAEAEPGGAVRIRAGRVPHEGAVLLAPGATLTTPRLACAFSADGLDGLSRVWHRYERHLTGERLHRPRKVLYNSWEATGFDVDAAGQLELAKSAADMGVELFVVDDGWFTGRADDTAGLGDWYPDPAAFPDGFDRFVEDVRALGMDFGLWIEPEAVSPGSRLLAEHPDWAYRIDGRPSRLVRNQLLLDLGREDVQDFVLATLDRLLTEHRIDYLKWDMNRPPTERGRPGPVPAERLDLDAAHVHGYLRVLDHLRTAHPHVTVEGCAGGGGRVDHTTLARTDVVWPSDNTAPLDRLAIQYGFLHAHAPHVMSSWVTDAPGIFDPRPRSLAFRFVTAMCGVLGIGADLRTWSPRQRTEAAGWIARYKDVRDVIHHGEARLLGSPDDATCGVQYDGADGRTVVAALNTGRLDGAPLVPGRPARLRPRGLDPDARYRDEVSGTTYGGAHLLHYGLPFAWSADHDAELVVLSRHPARRPA
- a CDS encoding carbohydrate ABC transporter permease codes for the protein MTTRQTSAAALRRRRLSTAGFHAGAGALSLLWLLPIALVLVTSLRSFDDIAAHGLGSWPRSFTLGNFRQAWVDGGQQRALVNSLLVTVPCVLVTLALAAMAAFGLSRYEMPLRRTLLLLMLGGNLLPPQILLIPVSKLSELMGVYDTLPALIGVQIGFGVGFYVFVLHGFMRSIPVEIQQAAVVDGAGPWQIFWRIILPLTRPALAALSALSFTWIFNDLLWAITVLRTDTKMPITAALIGLQGQYVSMWNVIAAGSVIAAAPTVAVFLRFQRHFVAGLNLGAVK